Within Macrobrachium rosenbergii isolate ZJJX-2024 chromosome 57, ASM4041242v1, whole genome shotgun sequence, the genomic segment agagagagagagagaggagagagagagagagagagagagagagagagagagagagagacgtatatatatgtatacatcgcACAAAAGGtagcatctagagagagagagagagagagagagagagagagagagagagagagagagagagagagagagagaggtacatatatgtatacatcgtACAAAAGGcaacacctagagagagagagagagagagagagagagagagagagagagaggcacatatGTATACATCGTACTAAAGGcaacaccaagagagagagagagaggcagagagagaggcacatatgtatacatcaaatataaaggcaacatcaagaaaagagagagagagagagagagagagagagagagagagagagagagagagagagagagagagagagagagagactcttcataGAATTATCATTGGCAGTGATATTGGGTCGTAGTGAGTGACTGATTTAGCTCTGCAATTTGGCGTTACAGGTTTCTGTCTATAACAGTTTAACAAGTATGATGAGGGGACTGTCCTCTATAACCTCTCGATATAAGGCGGCGCTACCAGATACCAAAAACAAATCTGTCATTCAATGAACCCCAGAATGAATGACTTGAAAACTGAATAAACTAATGAATAGGTGATCCAGTAAATGATATAAAGAAAGAGACAGTGAATGAATGTTTTAAAGAATGACTGGGAGATTGAATGGAGTGATGGACGAGTTATTGAGCGAGAAAGAAAAAGCGGATGATCTAAGGGAGAGGTGAATGACGTAGTGAATGAGGAAGTGAATGagtaatgaatgagagagaaaagtgagaaaatgaatgagagtGAATTCAATgggtttttgaataataatgtaataattaagtgaatgaatgaatcaatgaGTAAATTAAGTAGTGAGGGTGTGAAAAAGTTAATATACTAATGAATAAGAAAAGTGATTCATTTTAAAATggagtttcctcttttttttttttatttctgacggTATGAAGAGGAAAGGCCGACTCCCTTCAGTGTTGAAAGAATACATTGCTCTGAAaatgaaggaatggaatggaatggaatatagagtttaggccaaaggccaatcgctggaacctatgagatcattcaacgctgaaagggaaattgagaataggtaggtctgaaaggtgtaacgggaggaaaacctctcagttggactgtgaaacaattgttaggagagggtggatagcaagatggaagaaaggtaatatgaacgaaggtacagtaaaaggaatgaaaggggttgcagctaggggctgaatcAGTCGCGTTGGTGTTATGTTTTGTGATGCATTCCATACTTGAGGGATGCCAGCTTGCATATGCATGAAGGGATTATTTAGACAAAGCTTCTTAATGCTGAGCTGTTAACGTCATTGTAACTGctatatactttcatttttatacaagaaaCTCTTgcgtttatgcatatgtatatatatatatatatatatatatatatatatatatatatatatatatatatatatatatatatatatatatatatatatatatatatatatatatatatatatatatatatatatatatatatatttaaaaaagttcCAAAAAAGTTCCAGTGTGGTGTAACATGAAAACTActggatatttcattttttactacaTATACTTATTCCTAGTCttaattatgttttttgtattattatccACTAAGAAATGAATAATCACCTGTTTCTGCTTACAGAATAAACACCAAAATGGACATTGGGCGCCTTCATTCTGTCACCCTTCTGGTTCTGCGCCTGGCCACCATATGGtccacccttcctcctccttcgagTGCTCCTCCACCCCCTACTCTACATTTCCCAAAGCCCACAGCTCACGCCACAGGCCTACAACCCGTGTCGAAGCTTTTGACAACGCCCTACGACAACACCCCTCACGAAAACCTCAATTTTCGAATCAATTCTAACCGAGACTTTCCACTTCACCAAGAGAATCTCGCTCGACCAACCGACGGTGCCTTAGACGATATCGCCAACGAACGTAAACAACCCAGAGAAAGAAGACCTGAGGTAATGTTAGGAGCGGAGTTTCACGGAGATGACGCAACTCAGTCAAGACGAAGGCGCTCTGAGGACGGGACTCTGAACAAAACAGCGTACGACGATGCCAAGATACTCGGCAAAGACGAGCCAATTCTCGTGCCCATTGCAgtcacagatgatgatgatgccacGGACAGTTCGGAAGTGCCTCCCTCCGAGGAAAATGCAGTGCCCGATTACGACGATGGGGAAGACATTGCCATCAATATTACGAATTACGAGATACTCTACGACTCGTCAGTGTTCAATAGCACCTTCGCCATCGTCAACAATTCGTCTAGGAACTCGACGGATGTCTTCATAGCGACGACTGGGGTGTATGAATATCAAATGCTCAAGGTAATAAGTGCTTCTTTTAtgttgttttacacacacacacacaaacacacatccacaTTTCAAAGCCGTATTAGGCGCAACCCATTTCAGACAAATAatactgtttgtttttgtttcagatCTACTCTAAAACGTTTCATTCATCAACTTAGTTGAtttccattgattttatcagttcctttaagtatttttatatggtCAAAAACATTGTTTAGATAATTTAAAAGCTTAATTATGGCCGTCGGCGTTGAATGGACTTGACAACTATTGATAAGATGATACGTTGTGCTATTGTAAAATGGGGGAAAGTCATAATACCTCACACATTTAGCCTTATCCTTCGTTTTTCACCTGTGAACTTTGACCTCGGACGACTTCTTTAAAGAATTTGAAGATGAAGCTTTGAAGTTTGGAAAATAATCGGACCGTAATGGGAAAATGGCGTTACAGaatgtcaactgggtcactgcaggaaacctagcaaaaaaaaaaaaaaaaaaaaaatctggtcaaAAGAATATCATCCAGTGAACTGCTTTAACATTATATGTTAACATACCTTAGTAGAGCCATAATTAGGCATTACTTTCTATCATCTGCTATCACTTATGACTACTTTTACAACACCTAATTTgcccttattttcatttccatggcAGGTTGCTGTGCTCTGCACTGTGCTGTCCATCATTCTCCTGTCAACTTGCAAAATGCTCCTGCAAGTTTTTGCCAAGTACGCAGGCAAGGATAAACCTAACGAGATATGAAGTTCGTAAAGGAATAAGTAAAAGACGGACAAAAGCAGTGGTAGACAGCATGCACCGCCGAAGTCATCTTAAACCCACTCGAGGATGCAGCCGACTACGGAGAGCTGAGACTGCAGAAATCCCCATACTTTATATTTACGGGTTTGCGTGTGTTCTGTCCGGTTATCTCAGGAGCGGGTCAGCAGAGTTGGGTGAAATTTGACAGGTATATTCATAGTGTTACCTTCTGTAGATGATGAATTTTTTGGTAAAATCTTACTCAATGTTGATATAGTAGcatgttaaaaaataattaaatctgagGCGGTTCCTCCGAGTGAGGTTATTTCTCCGTATGGTCACCTGATGAAAAGATgggaaatttcattaaaatctgcTTGCCTATTTCTGAGATATCCTACTAGTAACATCCTATAGACACAACCCGAAGTATCAGGCAAAGGAAGGTGAACTATAATTACCGTTTAAAGCATGGGGTGGTAATTAGGTGACAACGAAGGAAAGAAATGGACTGCTGTCAAGGTTACCcccaaaaaacaaataacagtaaattcagATCACCCTCTGGGGTCGTTTGAGACCAAGGGCGGAAAAGGAGTAAAAACTGCCTGAAATGTGATAAATTGATCTACAGAGGCCTTGTAAGAAAGCAAGAGACAGTGTCGTGAAATTGTAATTCAGGACCTCGGAGAATAATTGTCAGGCACGTAATTCTCTTCTTTATTGTCATGACaaggaataaataagtaaataagcagGAGTCACGAGAAAGTTCCCCTGTGAACTACATGGCTGGAGTCAGACATCTGTCTATAGATTTCTTTCAGCACTGAAGGACCTCAAGGTAAATATTGCACCTGACTCATATTTCAACGAGAAGTTATGCATATTTGATGAGACGCAGAAGACACGTCAGTCACCAGTGAAACTGTGTCAATAATAAGTTGCTCCCGCAAGAagcgaattttatttttctggtaaaGAAGGGAATTCATTCCACTGAAGAGCAAGTTCCCTTCTTTGAGGATGTACAAAGTACCAGTTTCTGATCGCTGTCTGATCAAAACgaaaactgttttttctttttatattttaggagTAAACGTACTTTACATACCAGCCTTTTCCTAGTTGTATTTAATTCGACGCTTGGTAAAATCTAGTAAAACTTTCCGTTAGTTGACATGTTATTCTGGAAGTGGGTGTGAAGTGTACTTAAATGCTAAAGTAGATTAGGTTAGTTTATTTTCTCAGATTAGCTATATAAGTAGTCATAGGCTCAAGGGTTTTGGGCAAATTCTAATAGGTGGCCCAGGCCTAATTGAAATCAGTTTAGGTTTTCATGATAGTTTTGTAAAAGTGGGAAAAACTTCTacgttaggctaggttaggtgtTTTATAGGAAAGCTTCCTTGATTTTCTATCAAAGTGatctaaaaattttatatttttcctttttatacatatataaaaatctctgTATAATAACCTGCAGAACTAACGTAATTTTTTACCAAATCTCTTTAATCTTATCTTACTATAGCAAGGGTGGTAAGATTCACTCTCCTGGATTGCACGATCGTTTCGTAAAAGCTTTTAGCATTCCTGATTTCTATTATCAAACTAATGTAGTGGAAAGGCCATATTAACAGCTATATCAATCATTGTGTACTTTCGATAGTCCTATTTAGCTAAGACTATTTTAGTCACTGGACAATCTTCGGAATACTGGAATCCTGTGTCTCAAAGATTGTTGTTATACGATGACGATTTTcgagaaatagaaaaatttctCAAAGACTATTATCACTTCAGGTCATAATGCCGATAATGTTTATCGAGAAATAGTTGAGAtcataataaagatgatgattttcGAGAAATAGAagaattttcaaagaatattgttACCTTAGGTCATGATAAAGATGAAGATTATCGAGAAACAAGAATTCTCAGAGTATTGTCACTTCAGGTCATAACGAAACTGATAATGTTTATCGAGAAATAGTTGAGATCATAATAAAGATGATTTTCGAGAAATGGAagaattttcaaagaatattgttACCTTAGGTCGTAATAAAGATGATGATCATCAAGAAACAGAAAAACTCTCAGGTCATAACGAAACTGATGA encodes:
- the LOC136837134 gene encoding uncharacterized protein translates to MDIGRLHSVTLLVLRLATIWSTLPPPSSAPPPPTLHFPKPTAHATGLQPVSKLLTTPYDNTPHENLNFRINSNRDFPLHQENLARPTDGALDDIANERKQPRERRPEVMLGAEFHGDDATQSRRRRSEDGTLNKTAYDDAKILGKDEPILVPIAVTDDDDATDSSEVPPSEENAVPDYDDGEDIAINITNYEILYDSSVFNSTFAIVNNSSRNSTDVFIATTGVYEYQMLKVAVLCTVLSIILLSTCKMLLQVFAKYAGKDKPNEI